Within the Methanobrevibacter thaueri genome, the region GCATAAGCATAATGTCATTGAGGGAATGTCCTCATTTTTGGACCGCAAGTTCGATGAATACGATTTGGATGTGGCTCATGGAAGGGGAATGATAGTTGATGAGCATACCGTCAGGGTCGGCGATGAGACATTCACAACCGATAAGATTGTAATAGCGACAGGCCTAAAGCCGGTCATTCCGGACATACCTGGTAAGGAATATCTCCATGACAGTACAGACTTTTTGGACATTGCGGAGCTTCCTGAGCACACCATCATAATCGGTGCTGGATTCGTTGGAATGGAATTCGCCTCAATTCTTGCAGAGGCAGGCCGTAGTGCCGATGTTGTCATCAGGGGGAACATGGCATTGAAATATTTCCACCAGCCTTACGTCCAGAAGATTATAGAGATACTGAAGGAAAAGAACATACGCTTCCATTTTAATGAAACAGTGACTGAAGTATTGAGCAGTGTTGAAATCGAAAATCCAGAAGAAAGAATCCATAATGTTAGCAAAGGCGTAAACACTGATGAAGAACTGAGGGATCCTGAAGCGAAAGTGAACAACAAGGCATATAAAGATGCTTTTACCGTCAAATGTGAAAGCGGATTGAGTCTTAAGGGAGACTATGTCATTGCAGGAATGGGTCGTGAAGCCAATGTTGAAGGAATAGGACTTGAAAATGTTGGCATTACAAGCACCAGAAGCGGAATAAAGGTAAACGGATATCTTCAAACAGATGTTCCAAACATTTACGCTGTTGGGGATGTTGCAGATACCGGAATAGCCAAGCTCGTGACAGTCGCAATACACCAGTCCAAATATCTTGCAAAGGCAATACTTGGCGAAGCGGATGAGATTACATATCCTGCGGTTCCGGCCGTTGCGTATACAATTCCTAGAATAGCAACTGTCGGCGTTCCGGCATATGTTGCCGAGAAAAGCGATGAATATGAGGTTCATCAAAT harbors:
- a CDS encoding dihydrolipoyl dehydrogenase family protein; the encoded protein is MDYDVIYIGSGNASWQGGRFLRKAGLKILIIEQGLYGGACANRGCNSKAIVDSPYEVKALADNFEGVGKAGNLEVDWPSLMKHKHNVIEGMSSFLDRKFDEYDLDVAHGRGMIVDEHTVRVGDETFTTDKIVIATGLKPVIPDIPGKEYLHDSTDFLDIAELPEHTIIIGAGFVGMEFASILAEAGRSADVVIRGNMALKYFHQPYVQKIIEILKEKNIRFHFNETVTEVLSSVEIENPEERIHNVSKGVNTDEELRDPEAKVNNKAYKDAFTVKCESGLSLKGDYVIAGMGREANVEGIGLENVGITSTRSGIKVNGYLQTDVPNIYAVGDVADTGIAKLVTVAIHQSKYLAKAILGEADEITYPAVPAVAYTIPRIATVGVPAYVAEKSDEYEVHQIKYGKSYAPVLKNDKTAEAKVIVDKDLQIVGAEIYSAEAENVANMFAFIINKKITLEELDYMIYTFPSSSSVCLYKLHNIHYDL